DNA sequence from the Centroberyx gerrardi isolate f3 chromosome 2, fCenGer3.hap1.cur.20231027, whole genome shotgun sequence genome:
GGTTAAGTAGTTCCAATCTGGCTGGATGACATGCAACAGCTTGTTAAAGATAGCAGCTTTGTCTGGATGGGCTTCCACTTGCTCATGCACCCAACTGCTGACTGAAAAACCTGCCTGCATCATTTTTCAAAGGTTTTGTAAAATATTCCAGTTTGAAAAATAGCTAAGTCCGCGCTATAAAATGTTTAGCGGGTTGACTTTTGTAAAGAGACAGCAGAGGTCAACAGTGGCTTAAATACAAATCGTTTCCACAAGGTGTGAAACTGTGAATGGAAGGTGGTGTGCgtacctggtgtgtgtgtccgtgtccgtgtgtatgtgtgtgtgtccgtgtgacTTCATACTGTGAATTGCCTGTAGCTTGTACATGGTAGATTGTGCCCCTGCTGTGATAGTGGTTTTGCCTTGCTGTAATTGGAACAATAATATTGCactggtaaaaacaaaacaaaaaaaaacctttcagtGTTGGTCCTACATAGAGCATTTGACTGAATGACTGCCAAAGTGACAAATAAAATGCTACATATTTCAAATATAATTCACCTGAAATTTCCATAATAACATCATGATTTGTAGGTAAATAAATAACTCTCAACCATAGAAGTCCTACATATACATCTTTACAGTATCTACACTGACACACCCGTGGCTCCTGTAGGAATCCAAGCGGATGAACATTCAACTCAACAGCCAGTAGGCCAAAGGGGGGCAATATGGCTGTATCCAAAACCTCTCCCAGTACCACAGTAACACCTACTGTATAGGTAGCAAATGTTACAGCACAGCATAAAATATATGCAAAAGTACTCCATGATTCTTACAAAATGTACTGTTTGCAAGCATAATGGCCTCGGCTTACAGTTACAGCAGCATGCTTGACCTGTGCTCTCAATTCAAAGGTTAAAGGACATCTCCATCCTCTGCCAAAGCCACATCCCTTACTTAAATGTGGTCAATATTAGATTAGGAAGATCCAGtcaccaaaaacacacaattgAATACGAATCTTTCCAGTCAATCCAGAAAGTCATGCTCTCCGTACAGCCATCTCTTCCCCTCTTACAGTAACGAAAGGTTGGATACAGCCTGAACACTTCTCCTCGCCCCAAAAAGCTGTCTACTTTTTGGCACATTTACTTACATTATTCTCATGACCTGACAAAATGTACAGAAGTGTGTGCATACCAGCACATATACCCTGAAATAAACAAAAGGTACCATGCACTACAAATGTATTAATATGTAGCAACATGAGATGGTAACTATATTTTCCACCGTAAACTAGTGCAAAAACAACAATGAGGTTACACAGTTGAATTACTACAGTATTAGATAATGAATTTGGCTTTTGTGGTGGTTTGAAGAGAATTGCTGATGGTAATTATTATCAATGATACACAGAGTGGAAACAGGCGCACTCTCGTACGGTGTATCTTGCTCATGGAAGCTGGGCGTAAAACAACAGCATAGTAAAATGAGTGAACAAGAGGTGCGACCGCTCCACACATCCGAAAGGTTTCACAGGCTGCCTTGGGTGTAACGACCAATGTGGCAATCATTTGTGCAACATCCTTCACTTGTGTTTTTTCGAGTGGAGTCTCGAATTCATgtgccctcctctccttccacgTCCCCTTTGtatgaaaatatacaataaagTAGATGGAAGCAACAAAAGGATGTTTGCTCTCATCAGTTGTTACACAGTGAGAGAGGACGCCAGTgattttctcccctcctccacatCCACCACCAACATTCACGGAGagtcacctccctccctctatttgGTGAAAATATTGAAAGATGAACAGGTCTCTGAAAGTGAACGTTATGTGAAAATCCCGTCTCCACCCTGCTCAGTGTCCCGCCTGAAATCAAGCAGGCCCCTAAGAAGAAACACCGTGTCCATGCTGTGTGGCCTTCATGGATGCTGTGTATTGTAAGAGcaagaaagagcaaaagaaagcCGAGTAGCACCGCAGGATGGAGCgtctcccagcagcagcacgTGTGGGAAACGGAGGTATTGCAAGCAGAGGTATTGCAAGCAGATGACTATATAAAGGGATTGTTGCTGTGGACTGTACAGAGTTCAAATTGTTGCTTTAATGCTGCATGCCCTGTTCTCTGTCTTCTGTTCCATCTGTGTAGTAAATGTCTCATCGGATATTAAGGCCTTGGATGGCCCATAGGCCACGCTGAAAGAAATAATACTATAGAGTCTGACAAAGGGTGGAACGGAACCAGAGTAGCAACTTGACTTATAAGTATGTCAACTGTATTTCAATAGCATATCGATGACAAAATTGACACAATTGTCCCGTGAAAGAGACAAGCACAAGGTACTTTCATCtctcatacagtatgttttacgATGTCTCTTTCAAATTCGGCTCTCATAACTACCGcattccctctctcgctcctttgGGATAAATGATGCTTCTCTTTGTATGTTGTGAGGGTTTTCTACAGTTATTGCCAGGCATTGCCGGTAGGGTGGTCATGTTTTTAACGTGTAGCTCAGCTGAAAGTGGGATAGAAACAGAGGTGAAAGTTATTGGCTTCTTGCCATGGCTACCAGCTACCTGGCCTGACATCCATGCTTGACTGTTTGACAATGAGTCTGGCTCCATAGTTTGTcctgagcttgtgtgtgtgtgtgtgtgtgtgtgtgtttgtacagtgtGTCGTATATGAGCGTGTTCACGAAGGGGCGTCCCGTTACACGAGATTTGTTTAAGGCttacaatatttcatttcatcctTCCTTGTCATTCTTGAATGGTCAGTGGAGTATTCTATAAAAGTATTACTGTAAAAGAGTGTCATGCTACAGAGGAATTGTCTCTTGTTCACTGGATCCCACATGGCCTGATCACTCCACTCCATCTGGACCGCtccccttccatctctccattcCTGTTCTTTGCCAATCCCATCAAGCCTGTTGTTCATGCTACGCTTCCAACCAGTTACATCTCTCGCCCATCTCTTACATCTCCACACCACCctaatgcctttttttttcctctctccatctacctTTGTCCAAGGGTCAATCCAGAGATCATGGTGGCTCAGGCTCAGACCGGGTCCCTCCCCACCGCCACAGCTCCATTTTCACTTTATTTGGGGCTGAGTAACCCTCCGCTGCCCTCCTTGGTGCTCCCGCTGCGGCCCCAGCACCCCGCGGCGATACTCATACTCCTCTGCGTTGCGGGGGCGACCCCGCGCTCCCGCTCCATTTCACACTGGCTCAGCGTGCGCTCGGTCCGTCCCTGCGGGGTGGAGGAGCCGGGTCCCGCCCCTCCAGGTTGGGAGGAGATGGTACGAAAGATGTGGTTGCGTTTGCGGAGGAAGTCTCCGCCGGCCGCACCCAGACCGAAGCTGCCCTTGCGGAGGACCATGCGGGCGCTGGCAGACTTGGCGGGACGAGACCTCTGATGGTACTCCAGTTGGGACAGGTGGGTGGCATAGCCGTCCGGGATGAACTGGAAGAGATTCATTTGATCACTCTTTCACATAATTAGTCGCTTAGTAATTGGTCTAATAGTCAAGCAATCAATAATGACACTTTATCAGAGTAAGTCCTTCGCTGAGGTTATTATCATAAACTAAAACTGAGACTAGGTGTTAACTGGTTTTGTCGTAAAcggaaagaaaaatgaaaactacactttgtgaaaaaactaaaactgaactaaaactgtCTTGTCTACATGTAAAACgaatgaatataaaataaaaacataagtgCAATGTTTTTAGTTATCATCTTTTGGTTTATGTGTTGGGCAAAAAAGATAATTAATTTGATGGAGATGGTGGAGAATTGGTCCCAACTTCtatcattatacctttaaaaaaataccacTTTTCCCAAAATactaaacactgaaaaaaataaacattttaaaatatctaaattgaaaactatataaaaataaaaactaatgaaatattcaaaactAAAACAACACTGCCCTTCACTATTGGGAGTGATTGTGTTATCTGTCCTCTGCTGTGTACAGTGTGTACCTGACACTGGTGCTGCATCTTCTTTGTGGGTCTTCCCACGATGTAGATGTGCGATGGAGGCAGGCCGATAGAGGAATACACAGAAATGTCCTTAGTGGAGCCGTAGGCCGCAAAGATCTTCATGTGTGCCTAAACAAAGAGGGGTCTGCTGTTAGAGACTTTAtacatattattataatatatagcTTAGAACTGCTGCCTCAGCCTTCCTCACCTCACAGATGAGCGACTTGAGGAAGTTGGCCTTGTGTCTGAGTGGGTCGTGAACCAGACCGTCGCAGAAGGAGACGATGCCATGGGGGAAGTTATGCTGAGAGAGCCAGGCCACCACCCGCTGCTTCTGCATGTCGGGACGCCCCGTCACATACACTATCAAATAGCCCAGGTCCTGCCAGTGCCTGCCGAAAGAGAACACAGCACTTGACTCATAGCTCCTGGCCTCATCTATTAGCATAAATGCATACTGAGAGGCAATACATAAACAAGAAATAGCACATTAGAGGGGGACACACTAATAAATTACCATCCAAGccacagatataacagatattaAGAGGAACTGGTAGCATCTCTACTGAGTTTGCTGTTTCCCACAAGatgacctgtgtgtgtctatatgatGCTGCAGAATAAACCTGCATACTGACTCGGAGAGGTGGTGCTGGGCACGTTCCTTACCTCACCACATCCACAGCTCCGGCTCGGACCTTGGGGTCACTGCCCATAATAGACACACTGGCAGCAAAAGATCCGTCAATACTGAAGACCACAAACTCCGTTCCCCGCGGTAAAACAGTCAGATAGCTGTCTGCAAATGTATGGTCACCTCTGTCAGACAGAAGCAACagggggaggggaagaagaTGGGAAAGAAGTGTAATTAGGAACgtaagagagaaaaggatgtAAGAGAGAAATAGGCATTTTTTAATTTGCGAGAAACTACATCTTAGCTTACCTGACCACCATTTTGACAGGATACACCCCGATACCCAGCCTTTTGCTCTCGGGAATGACATAAGAGATGCGGCCACTGCTATTGGTGAGCTCCGTGTCAAAGTACACCCACTCTCCGGACGGGGGTTGGGTCATGATGTGGATGTCAATCTGGAGGAAACGACAAAGAAAATCTCTTTCAACCCATTTTGGTGACGGTGGCATTGATCAGATATCTACTTTTAGACCTTAGTAGCACAAATCATAAGCTCTTCTCTTTTAGTGTATTCACCTTCTCCCCAGTAAGGGTGACCATGTCCAGAGGGCCGTACATGAAACGTCCCATCACCATCTGGGCGCCGTCCTCCGTGAACACGGCGTCATTCACGCGGTGGTTAGCTGTCACATTCTGACACCCACAAGCACACAACACAAGAAATCAGCATACTGTCTTCTTGTTTCAGTTGTAACGGTACAACATTTACTGGGATCAATCAGATTTCTAAAGAGATTTATGATAAAAGTAACAAGAAAAGCAGAGTGATTCCCACATTATTGCAAAGGTAGGATCGGGATCCCTGACTGGAAGAGCTTGCCTAAAAAAGATTGTATTAAATTTGATCTaaatggagagtttcagtgttagATAGTCTAGTCTATTCTAGTGAGGCCTTACCCTAATCTTAACATGAGTCCTCTTGCGGAGCCACTTCTCGCGGGGCTTGGACGGAGTGAATACAGACACCTCTTTACCATCCAGCTCCAAAATACTGGAGTTCTCATGTCTCATTACCTAGGGAAGTAAAGCATTTTTAACAACCTAAAATACCACAGTTACCGTATGGCTGCAAGAGTCAGTAATGAAGTCCTAAGTTCATGCATATTATGAATAGACAGATCCTCTGCACCTGTCTGAGTAGGAAAGAAACAACATCTGTAGACTCCCAGTAGGAGGCGTGGAAGAGGTGAGGCAGAGCCACGGTGGGAAACGCCGTCAGGGCGTCGGGACAGTACAGGGCGAAATCCATCCTCTTACTGCCCCACCAGCGAGACGCAACTacaagggaaggaggggaagtttgagagcaaaagagagagagaacaagtacAAAAGATTAGGAAGCAGGAAATCCAATACCTTGATCTTTGTTGGAGGTGGggtacaaaaaaaaccccactccACTGCAGACGTATATTCTGCTCATCTAGAGATGAGCAGCTCAGGATTAACATAAATTGGAGGAAGTTCAAAGATAGCGCAGTTTCAAAGGtttcacattttttaaagatGTGTTAGACTCAGAACTAGGAGCAGCGTGGATAAAAGTGGAGAGCGGTAAGTTGAAAAGAGGTTTAGAGCCTCCACAAGTTCCAGTTTATTTCTTGTAGTTTtgcaaggaaaggaagaggcggtTCTGATGAAACTGAGCTGAGGAGGGGTTGCGGGTCTAGTAAGGGTGCTGTGTTCTTGTAAAGAGACTACTGAAGATATCTGAGGAGGGAAGGCatcagagaaagaaggaaagagcaCGGGGAACGAGGACGGGGCTAGCATCCTTCCCCTCATATCCTCTCACTACAGCTCCCAGGGTACCTTGCTCTATGTTCTTCAGCACCCCTGGTGATGGGGGGACAGAGTTGGTGTCTGTGATGTCAGAGGTGACATCGGTGAGGTCAGAGCTCATGTCCGAGCTCTGCTCAGACTCCACACCATTGGGTCCCGGGAACACGGGGAGGACTTTCTTGCGCGACCGGGGGGACGGGCTCCGAGAGGCAAGTTTATTGTAGGGGAGAGCTAGATGGGACAGCAGACTGAGCCTTTTAGTCTGGCCGCCTCCACGTGTGTGTGCTGAGAGGTTGTTTTAAGGGAGGAAATgacaatatcaatatataaatGCCAACTGTCAATTTGTAGACCAAATGATCCTGTCTTTACAGCAGCTGAAAGTATTGTTGTTTCAGAAAACTTGGGTCAGGAGGCTAGAGATCAACTTACTGGTGGCGATGTTGGAGGCGGTGTAGGAGTCCGCCAAGCCTGACACCTGGCTGGCGATGCTGGCCTCGCTGGCCCTGCGGTGGCTCCGTAGGTGCGGGACCCCTGGTGAGGGGGACGACGGATATTGGCCGTCTACAAAAACACCGCAGTGGGAGTGAAGAACATCCGCTACGGAGATAAATGACAAAGAGAGGGGCTGGAGTTACAATCTAATTCTAAAAAGATGAGCAAGCAGGGTAGAGTAAGGTGGAGGGATGGCATCAATTCATGATGATGTGTTAATATAGTCAAATAAGAGACTGCATTCgttaaagagagggagataagggatagagagagcagacaggacTGGTAGACTGTGACACATGGACAGCAGACAGTGCTAACAGGTACACACGCTCTGTAGGGGGCTGCGAGGCCTGCCAGTTGAGGATGGGCACGGGGATGGAGGTCTCACTGACAGTGCCCTCCAGGCAGCGGTGGGATACTGCACCCCCAGACTCCAGCAGGAGGTGAGGGTTACTCTGCATGGTCTCAACTAGGAAGCCGGATGGGGGAGgaggtagaaagagacagaaacaaaagcCGCATGACAAACACAAAGGACATGGACTCACCAACATACAATATAGCAAGTCAGAGTAATATTGCAAGACAGTATGATACAGTGAAACATGGCCTGCGAGCTGCACCAACAGAGCCGTGTGTAAGCCCACAGACTCACCCAAAAGAGCCGAGTGTCCATCACCCAGAGGAAAGCGCTGGTAGCGGGGGACGCTAAAGGGAGGCAGCAGGTGGAACCTCTTGTCCAGGAGAGGCTCCAGGCGAGAGGCCGAGGGATCGGCCGGATGAAACAGGTTATAGACCTGCTGACAGGCCGGACGCAGAGCAGACactggagaggggagggaaggggagagagggacaatGAGACTGATGTAGTGTCaaaacagataaagagagaaatattatacaaaatgacaggaaagaaGTACTGACAAAAGAATAAGCTGAGAGTAAGCTTTCTCAAGAGTCCTGGAGTTTAACAGACAGCTGCAATCCAGTAATCTCTCTCCTCCAACCCCCACAGGACTCACAATGTAGTCTTATTTGTAAACTCCGTCTTCAAGCTCTTATTTGTCTTGGCTCTCATATTATGTCGTTGCCTCTTGAATGTCGCAGCCAACGCTTGTTTGGCCTTTGAGATCTGAAACATCATCTGTAACCCTTGACACCTGCCTTCCAGCTGCTGGAGACATCCATCTCACACAGGAAACACCATCAGAGGCTACAAATAACCATTGCTCATCTGGAAAGAAGTCGTCTCTTGGAAAATGATTACTAAAGGCTCTTTTGCGTACAGTGAGGTAGAAACTAAACATTCAGTGCTGGTTATTTCCAGTCTgtaaagagggaagaaaggaggtaAAGCCTTCCTCACCATCTAACGAGGGCAGCACAGTCTTCCTCAGTGCGAGCACCAACCCCAGGGGAGAGCCGAAGAGGAAGAAGTCCGTCACCTCAAAGTCGAACCTTCCCAAGGAGCCTCCCTCCAGCATGGTGCTGTTGCTGGAGCGCCGCGACCCCGGCTCCCCGTGGATCACGCTGGAGTGGAGACTGGTCAGAGAGAAAGCACCAGCACGTTAGcagaaatctgtgtgtgtgtgtgttcgtgtttatgtgtgcgtgtgtctattTCTGTGTCTCACCTAGACAGGAAGGCTTGGTGTTGTTTGATGGTGTCCAGCTCGTACGTGGAGGAGTCGCTGCGTTTGCGGGGAAGCTGTTTCTTGGGGTCGTCCGATCCCGAGCTGCGGGGGATGTCGATGTTGCTGCGGCTGAGGTGGCGGCTTCCTTccaaggagggagaggagggagagacgctGTTTATGACGATGCCCGGGGACAAAAGGTCCGTGTCCTGAGAGacggggtagagagagagagagagatgagaaaaagaaCACGGTTAGGCTTGAAGACAGACGGTCAGTTAGGGATTTGATGTGAGGGAGTGCGGTGCAGATTGGTACCTGGACGCTGATGGTGCTGCCCCGCCTGCTGCTGTTCTGGCTCTCTGACACGGTCACAgagctgctgcacagagcgtcGAAGCCCAGGATGCCCCCCACGCAGTCCCCGATAACACACACctgcaggagacacacacacacgcacacacacatcagcacaatCAGTACATGCACCACTGCGCCGCTGAGGCAGAGATATAAAGTTCCTACACAAATATGGAGCAGAAATGTGCGGATTCCATgtcaaacaaaccaaataaaGAGTCTAGAAAGATGACCTCGACCCCCCGAGGTCACACACTGACCTGGCCAGAGAAAGACGCTCCCTCTAGAGATTTGATGAAGTCGCTGTACACCTGATTGGCTCGCAGGATGACGGTTGCCACGGCGTCTTGGTACTGTGGAGCGGAGGTAGCCAGTAGGGGCAGAGCGGCCAGGGGGATGTGGTCCTGACTGCTGGACAGGCAGCCCTCATCATAGCTGTAGGGGCTTAGACTGGACAGGGGGAGAGGACACGTTGGTCTGTGTGCGTCTATGTGTGTTTGACAACATTTGCACAATGAGTTGTGCATGCATTACAGTTGATTAAATGAAGACTGTGTTGAATACTATTGCTCACTTGGAGACGAGCGAGAATGCTTCGGCACACACGGCGGGACAGGGAACCATCCGGATGGCGATGCGGCCTAATGCTGCGGGGTAATGGACCCTCATTACGGTCTCAAAGGCCCCACTCAGGGTGTTCACATCTCCCTGCTTGCTGTTCTGTTCACctacagaaaaacagtaacAGGGTCAGACTAGGTGCAGGACTCTAGATGAGAGCTGGGATGACTTCATGGTGAGTTATcctctagatcagtgattctcaaccattttcatatcaaggacccctaatttagtccacattagggccatggacccccatttgatgagattttgtctctcggacccaaatctgagaatattttttattgttagacacaattttgtccagaattccatgacttatctgtattgtaggtagagttaacagtgaaactat
Encoded proteins:
- the pitpnm2 gene encoding membrane-associated phosphatidylinositol transfer protein 2 isoform X4, which codes for MLIKEYRIPMPMSVEEYRIAQLYMIQKKSREESCGEGSGVEILENKPYEDGPGGLGQYTHKVYHIGKHIPSWFCSILPQAALRVEEESWNAYPYTRTRYTCPFVEKFSIDIETYYKPDTGNQADVFNLSSAEKRQRTVDPIDIVKDYIPPHEYLVEEDPKLYQSVKTKRGPLSEDWIEEINQNPGQNPVMCAYKLCKVEFRYWGMQSKIERFIHDVGLRKVMVRAHRQAWCWQDEWYGLTIEDIRQLELETQLALARKMAHYSLTEEGGTETNGSSVTQDQNQGAETVGSVPEAEGLGAGLGDALETRGELTKQWSTSSRSSNRSSKRGGSPSHQSISEWRMQSIARDSEDSTDDEFFDAHEDFSDNEEMFAKEITKWSSNDLMDKIETIEVDEAQETLYQESGGEYAVMSNEETQMEDGSSQQCLQSSKIHVLVLVLHGGNILDTGSGEQNSKQGDVNTLSGAFETVMRVHYPAALGRIAIRMVPCPAVCAEAFSLVSNLSPYSYDEGCLSSSQDHIPLAALPLLATSAPQYQDAVATVILRANQVYSDFIKSLEGASFSGQVCVIGDCVGGILGFDALCSSSVTVSESQNSSRRGSTISVQDTDLLSPGIVINSVSPSSPSLEGSRHLSRSNIDIPRSSGSDDPKKQLPRKRSDSSTYELDTIKQHQAFLSSLHSSVIHGEPGSRRSSNSTMLEGGSLGRFDFEVTDFFLFGSPLGLVLALRKTVLPSLDVSALRPACQQVYNLFHPADPSASRLEPLLDKRFHLLPPFSVPRYQRFPLGDGHSALLVETMQSNPHLLLESGGAVSHRCLEGTVSETSIPVPILNWQASQPPTEPDVLHSHCGVFVDGQYPSSPSPGVPHLRSHRRASEASIASQVSGLADSYTASNIATIASRWWGSKRMDFALYCPDALTAFPTVALPHLFHASYWESTDVVSFLLRQVMRHENSSILELDGKEVSVFTPSKPREKWLRKRTHVKIRNVTANHRVNDAVFTEDGAQMVMGRFMYGPLDMVTLTGEKIDIHIMTQPPSGEWVYFDTELTNSSGRISYVIPESKRLGIGVYPVKMVVRGDHTFADSYLTVLPRGTEFVVFSIDGSFAASVSIMGSDPKVRAGAVDVVRHWQDLGYLIVYVTGRPDMQKQRVVAWLSQHNFPHGIVSFCDGLVHDPLRHKANFLKSLICEAHMKIFAAYGSTKDISVYSSIGLPPSHIYIVGRPTKKMQHQCQFIPDGYATHLSQLEYHQRSRPAKSASARMVLRKGSFGLGAAGGDFLRKRNHIFRTISSQPGGAGPGSSTPQGRTERTLSQCEMERERGVAPATQRSMSIAAGCWGRSGSTKEGSGGLLSPK
- the pitpnm2 gene encoding membrane-associated phosphatidylinositol transfer protein 2 isoform X2 — translated: MLIKEYRIPMPMSVEEYRIAQLYMIQKKSREESCGEGSGVEILENKPYEDGPGGLGQYTHKVYHIGKHIPSWFCSILPQAALRVEEESWNAYPYTRTRYTCPFVEKFSIDIETYYKPDTGNQADVFNLSSAEKRQRTVDPIDIVKDYIPPHEYLVEEDPKLYQSVKTKRGPLSEDWIEEINQNPGQNPVMCAYKLCKVEFRYWGMQSKIERFIHDVGLRKVMVRAHRQAWCWQDEWYGLTIEDIRQLELETQLALARKMAHYSLTEEGGTETNGSSVTQDQNQGAETVGSVPEAEGLGAGLGDALETRGELTKQWSTSSRSSNRSSKRGGSPSHQSISEWRMQSIARDSEDSTDDEFFDAHEDFSDNEEMFAKEITKWSSNDLMDKIETIEVDEAQETLYQESGGEYAVMSNEETQMEDGSSQQCLQSSKIHVLVLVLHGGNILDTGSGEQNSKQGDVNTLSGAFETVMRVHYPAALGRIAIRMVPCPAVCAEAFSLVSNLSPYSYDEGCLSSSQDHIPLAALPLLATSAPQYQDAVATVILRANQVYSDFIKSLEGASFSGQVCVIGDCVGGILGFDALCSSSVTVSESQNSSRRGSTISVQDTDLLSPGIVINSVSPSSPSLEGSRHLSRSNIDIPRSSGSDDPKKQLPRKRSDSSTYELDTIKQHQAFLSSLHSSVIHGEPGSRRSSNSTMLEGGSLGRFDFEVTDFFLFGSPLGLVLALRKTVLPSLDVSALRPACQQVYNLFHPADPSASRLEPLLDKRFHLLPPFSVPRYQRFPLGDGHSALLVETMQSNPHLLLESGGAVSHRCLEGTVSETSIPVPILNWQASQPPTEPDVLHSHCGVFVDGQYPSSPSPGVPHLRSHRRASEASIASQVSGLADSYTASNIATTHTRGGGQTKRLSLLSHLALPYNKLASRSPSPRSRKKVLPVFPGPNGVESEQSSDMSSDLTDVTSDITDTNSVPPSPGVLKNIEQVASRWWGSKRMDFALYCPDALTAFPTVALPHLFHASYWESTDVVSFLLRQVMRHENSSILELDGKEVSVFTPSKPREKWLRKRTHVKIRNVTANHRVNDAVFTEDGAQMVMGRFMYGPLDMVTLTGEKIDIHIMTQPPSGEWVYFDTELTNSSGRISYVIPESKRLGIGVYPVKMVVRGDHTFADSYLTVLPRGTEFVVFSIDGSFAASVSIMGSDPKVRAGAVDVVRHWQDLGYLIVYVTGRPDMQKQRVVAWLSQHNFPHGIVSFCDGLVHDPLRHKANFLKSLICEAHMKIFAAYGSTKDISVYSSIGLPPSHIYIVGRPTKKMQHQCQFIPDGYATHLSQLEYHQRSRPAKSASARMVLRKGSFGLGAAGGDFLRKRNHIFRTISSQPGGAGPGSSTPQGRTERTLSQCEMERERGVAPATQRSMSIAAGCWGRSGSTKEGSGGLLSPK
- the pitpnm2 gene encoding membrane-associated phosphatidylinositol transfer protein 2 isoform X3 — its product is MLIKEYRIPMPMSVEEYRIAQLYMIQKKSREESCGEGSGVEILENKPYEDGPGGLGQYTHKVYHIGKHIPSWFCSILPQAALRVEEESWNAYPYTRTRYTCPFVEKFSIDIETYYKPDTGNQADVFNLSSAEKRQRTVDPIDIVKDYIPPHEYLVEEDPKLYQSVKTKRGPLSEDWIEEINQNPGQNPVMCAYKLCKVEFRYWGMQSKIERFIHDVGLRKVMVRAHRQAWCWQDEWYGLTIEDIRQLELETQLALARKMAHYSLTEEGGTETNGSSVTQDQNQGAETVGSVPEAEGLGAGLGDALETRGELTKQWSTSSRSSNRSSKRGGSPSHQSISEWRMQSIARDSEDSTDDEFFDAHEDFSDNEEMFAKEITKWSSNDLMDKIETIEVDEAQETLYQESGGEYAVMSNEETQMEDGSSQQCLQSSKIHVLVLVLHGGNILDTGSGEQNSKQGDVNTLSGAFETVMRVHYPAALGRIAIRMVPCPAVCAEAFSLVSNLSPYSYDEGCLSSSQDHIPLAALPLLATSAPQYQDAVATVILRANQVYSDFIKSLEGASFSGQVCVIGDCVGGILGFDALCSSSVTVSESQNSSRRGSTISVQDTDLLSPGIVINSVSPSSPSLEGSRHLSRSNIDIPRSSGSDDPKKQLPRKRSDSSTYELDTIKQHQAFLSSLHSSVIHGEPGSRRSSNSTMLEGGSLGRFDFEVTDFFLFGSPLGLVLALRKTVLPSLDVSALRPACQQVYNLFHPADPSASRLEPLLDKRFHLLPPFSVPRYQRFPLGDGHSALLVETMQSNPHLLLESGGAVSHRCLEGTVSETSIPVPILNWQPLSLSFISVADVLHSHCGVFVDGQYPSSPSPGVPHLRSHRRASEASIASQVSGLADSYTASNIATIASRWWGSKRMDFALYCPDALTAFPTVALPHLFHASYWESTDVVSFLLRQVMRHENSSILELDGKEVSVFTPSKPREKWLRKRTHVKIRNVTANHRVNDAVFTEDGAQMVMGRFMYGPLDMVTLTGEKIDIHIMTQPPSGEWVYFDTELTNSSGRISYVIPESKRLGIGVYPVKMVVRGDHTFADSYLTVLPRGTEFVVFSIDGSFAASVSIMGSDPKVRAGAVDVVRHWQDLGYLIVYVTGRPDMQKQRVVAWLSQHNFPHGIVSFCDGLVHDPLRHKANFLKSLICEAHMKIFAAYGSTKDISVYSSIGLPPSHIYIVGRPTKKMQHQCQFIPDGYATHLSQLEYHQRSRPAKSASARMVLRKGSFGLGAAGGDFLRKRNHIFRTISSQPGGAGPGSSTPQGRTERTLSQCEMERERGVAPATQRSMSIAAGCWGRSGSTKEGSGGLLSPK